A genomic region of Magnolia sinica isolate HGM2019 chromosome 6, MsV1, whole genome shotgun sequence contains the following coding sequences:
- the LOC131248904 gene encoding uncharacterized protein LOC131248904 — MPQVDFDHKIICETTLNDDGHERPDIPDPPPDIPVDSFRLPIEDELDWVDRNAYYERKQSTKGNSNSGNLKPIPINLKSKASSIIGLPKRPDSCQLSHTTRRNCQPTTVRFFPRSVPKPTPPESEPASPKVSCIGRIRPKDNKRNAASVKPPPRRFGFWASFLTVIRCHGKPQDREDENSSSKNNKNIPAGLVQVQATVQAPGLVGLKNFASGRRSSSWGGDAELELEMDLQVAEPHSSDKDTVGRRRAVGPPQPVECARDWECSGPASV; from the coding sequence ATGCCACAGGTCGATTTTGACCATAAGATCATCTGCGAAACAACCCTGAATGACGACGGCCATGAGAGACCAGATATCCCGGATCCACCGCCTGATATTCCTGTTGATTCATTTCGACTCCCAATCGAAGACGAGCTCGATTGGGTTGACAGAAACGCATACTACGAACGGAAACAATCAACCAAAGGGAATTCAAATTCTGGTAATCTCAAGCCAATACCAATCAATTTGAAATCAAAAGCATCATCCATCATCGGACTCCCAAAGCGCCCTGATTCCTGTCAACTCTCTCACACCACGCGCCGTAACTGCCAGCCTACCACCGTCCGTTTCTTCCCGAGATCGGTACCAAAACCAACCCCGCCGGAGAGTGAGCCTGCATCTCCAAAGGTCTCCTGCATTGGGCGGATCCGTCCAAAAGATAATAAGAGAAACGCCGCTTCCGTGAAACCCCCGCCGCGAAGGTTCGGTTTCTGGGCTAGTTTTCTGACAGTCATCCGTTGCCATGGAAAGCCGCAGGATCGAGAGGATGAAAATTCTTCTTCTAAGAATAACAAGAATATTCCGGCAGGGTTAGTTCAGGTACAAGCAACCGTCCAGGCGCCGGGTTTGGTGGGGTTGAAGAATTTTGCGTCGGGTCGACGATCGTCGTCCTGGGGCGGCGATGCTGAGCTGGAATTGGAAATGGACTTACAAGTGGCTGAACCTCATTCGTCTGACAAGGATACGGTCGGGAGACGCCGCGCAGTGGGCCCGCCCCAGCCCGTTGAATGCGCCCGGGATTGGGAGTGTTCGGGGCCCGCCTCAGTATGA